In Borrelia coriaceae, the genomic stretch TAAACAAATTACACTGAGAACTTTAAGAAAAGATTTAGCCTTTTTATGCAATAAAGGCATTATTAAAAAAACTTTATTAAGACTGGGTGAAGGAAACGGAACATACATAAGATATACAATAAATAAATACAGCACCAATAATTTAAAACGTTTGCTTGAATCAAAAGACACAATAATCGAACATGACATAAACAAAATACTCAAATTTACAAAAGAAACACAAAAAGAATACTTCAAAAATAGGAAAGTTAAAATTTCAAAATCTAAAAATGCAACTAAAAATGTCAGTCATTATATAAATAATAATATTATTAATAATAAAAAGGAAAAAAAACAAACAACAAGTAGCATAGACTTATTAATAAATGAGACATCTAAATGGAAAACAATGAGATACTTGGATAAAATAAAAGAAAACACAAACAAAAAGAGATATGAAAATAGTATGCTGAAAACAAAAAAATGGTTGCATGACTTAAAAATAGAAAAAAATTTTTTA encodes the following:
- a CDS encoding plasmid maintenance protein, with amino-acid sequence MNINNNYKKKTKPFIKQLKKSHNRYYKIISILKYFQKNLIKYNQTVILNTLNNFLIKDNLKQITLRTLRKDLAFLCNKGIIKKTLLRLGEGNGTYIRYTINKYSTNNLKRLLESKDTIIEHDINKILKFTKETQKEYFKNRKVKISKSKNATKNVSHYINNNIINNKKEKKQTTSSIDLLINETSKWKTMRYLDKIKENTNKKRYENSMLKTKKWLHDLKIEKNFLHKETNF